One stretch of Methylococcus capsulatus DNA includes these proteins:
- the nfi gene encoding deoxyribonuclease V (cleaves DNA at apurinic or apyrimidinic sites): protein MGLALRHAHRWDLSPREAAGLQARLRPLVLAEDALPAEIRAVAGVDVGFEDRGRITRAAVAVLDFPSLRLIDQSIVRQPTCFPYIPGLLSFRELPALLEALERLNFLPELILVDGHGYAHPRRFGIACHLGVLTEIPTIGVGKTRLVGTHGELAEERGSWIPLIDSDEIVGAVVRTRRGVQPVYVSVGHRLSLSTAVDWVLRCAPRYRLPETTRQAHRLASD from the coding sequence TTGGGCCTGGCGCTCCGCCACGCGCACCGCTGGGATCTAAGCCCCCGGGAAGCGGCCGGCCTGCAGGCCCGGCTCCGCCCGCTGGTACTGGCCGAAGACGCGCTTCCTGCCGAAATCCGCGCCGTGGCCGGCGTGGACGTAGGATTCGAAGACCGGGGCAGGATCACCCGGGCCGCGGTCGCCGTGCTCGATTTTCCCAGCCTCCGCCTCATCGATCAGTCCATCGTTCGCCAGCCGACCTGTTTCCCCTATATTCCCGGTCTGCTGTCTTTTCGCGAACTGCCCGCGCTGCTCGAAGCGCTGGAGCGGCTGAATTTCCTACCCGAACTCATCCTGGTGGACGGGCACGGCTATGCGCATCCGCGGCGTTTCGGCATCGCCTGCCACCTCGGGGTGTTGACGGAAATTCCGACCATCGGCGTCGGCAAAACCCGCCTGGTCGGAACACATGGAGAATTGGCGGAGGAGCGGGGAAGTTGGATACCGCTGATCGACAGCGACGAAATCGTCGGTGCGGTGGTGCGGACCCGCCGGGGCGTCCAGCCGGTGTACGTCTCAGTGGGGCATCGGCTGAGCCTGTCGACCGCGGTGGACTGGGTATTGCGCTGCGCCCCCCGCTACCGCCTGCCGGAAACCACCCGGCAGGCGCACCGTCTGGCTTCCGACTGA
- a CDS encoding carbohydrate kinase family protein yields MSALICGSMAYDTIMVFQDRFKHHILPDQVHILNVSFLVPELRREYGGCAGNIAYNLKLLGHDPLPMATVGRDFGPYAQWLAYCGIRRDYIRTIEDSYTAQAYITTDMDDNQITAFHPGAMSFSHLNDVPTDAGIRLGIVAPDGKEGMLQHARQFADARIPFIFDPGQGMPMFDGEELLKFVELANWVTLNDYEARLMQERTGLNPSRLAERVDAVIVTRGAGGSLIYAAGACHEIPAARPTAVLDPTGCGDAYRAGLIYGLLEDLDWVTTGRIASLMGAIKVETAGTQNHSFSLESFRERFRENFDYAF; encoded by the coding sequence ATGAGCGCTCTCATCTGCGGCTCCATGGCCTATGACACCATCATGGTGTTTCAGGACCGTTTCAAACACCACATCCTGCCCGATCAGGTCCATATCCTGAACGTCTCGTTCCTGGTGCCGGAACTACGCCGCGAATACGGTGGCTGTGCCGGCAACATCGCCTACAACCTCAAACTGCTGGGCCACGACCCGTTGCCGATGGCCACCGTCGGCAGGGATTTCGGACCGTATGCCCAATGGCTGGCGTACTGTGGCATCCGGCGGGACTACATCCGGACGATCGAGGACAGCTACACCGCGCAGGCCTATATCACCACCGATATGGACGACAACCAGATCACCGCTTTCCATCCGGGGGCCATGTCCTTTTCCCATCTGAACGATGTGCCGACCGATGCCGGCATCCGCCTCGGCATCGTGGCACCCGACGGCAAGGAAGGCATGCTCCAGCATGCGCGCCAGTTCGCCGATGCCCGCATCCCCTTCATCTTCGATCCGGGTCAGGGGATGCCGATGTTCGATGGGGAGGAGCTGCTCAAGTTCGTCGAACTGGCGAATTGGGTCACACTGAACGACTACGAGGCGCGCCTGATGCAGGAGCGCACCGGCCTGAATCCGAGCCGGCTGGCCGAACGGGTCGATGCTGTCATCGTCACCCGTGGGGCCGGCGGCTCCCTTATCTACGCCGCCGGAGCCTGCCATGAAATCCCCGCCGCACGCCCCACCGCCGTGCTCGATCCCACCGGCTGCGGCGACGCCTACCGGGCCGGGCTGATCTACGGCCTGCTCGAAGACCTGGACTGGGTCACCACGGGCCGCATTGCCTCGCTCATGGGCGCGATCAAGGTGGAAACCGCCGGCACCCAGAATCACAGTTTCTCGCTCGAGTCGTTCCGGGAACGCTTCCGGGAAAACTTCGATTACGCCTTCTGA
- a CDS encoding cellulose-binding domain-containing protein, producing MDMKRNGFLRRPLWLLALGSCVCAVSPTWAAYTCGFQYTVTSQSADAFSASVKVTNMGDALSEWTISWNMPDGQRITRLWNARWSQKRATVKVRNLESNRNVASGGVIEFGFDASHTGTNGIPASMTLNGAQCSSTPTPTPTPTPTPTPTPTPTPTPTPTPTPTPTPTPTPTPTPTPTANPIGINITGLSYYGTEVPFLNLFKLSEPWLTQCDAYQDPNCSAFVEPGGSSWNTREQAKLILDSNGYPRSLPDPAQGAATGTNYTSVATLVPTGLNSANPAGRFIVLYDGEGALAYGRGASRNALLSSPGRDVIDVSTDGIQTWIQVSIKVTDPNKTGNHIRNLRVLQAGGVCSNDPAAYCDPSAAQSGCASGGSCRSFEQVYPTQPFDPRFLRNLAGFKAVRFMAFQNTNNSQVELWADRTLPDDVTWVSERGDGGPVEMAVALGNQLNADIWVNMPTHADDGYVRSFAALVKNTLAASRKVYVEYSNEAWNGAFSAGSWMENQALTRWAGASDTPFGKRLQWYGMRTAQICDIWKEVWGAAFDRVVCVLGAQASNTWTATQALDCPLWAAENGGTPCVQHGIRALAIAPYFGYYLGLPENQTVMDAWTGQADGGLASLFAELLQGGSFANGPTGGALEEARRQMLQYKVAAAEYGLELVAYEGGQHLAGVGEVANDNAVTDLFLAANRDGRMGPVYTRHLNDWGAAGGGLYNLWNSVEPYSKWGAWGLLEYRDQGGAPKYDAVKGLLSQ from the coding sequence ATGGATATGAAGCGAAACGGTTTTCTCAGGAGGCCACTTTGGCTGCTGGCGCTGGGCTCCTGTGTCTGTGCCGTGTCACCGACGTGGGCGGCCTATACGTGCGGTTTCCAATACACTGTCACCAGCCAGTCGGCGGACGCCTTCAGCGCCAGCGTGAAGGTGACCAACATGGGCGATGCACTGAGCGAATGGACCATTTCGTGGAACATGCCCGACGGACAAAGAATCACCCGGCTGTGGAACGCCCGATGGTCGCAAAAGCGAGCCACGGTTAAAGTGCGTAACCTCGAGTCCAACCGCAACGTAGCGAGCGGAGGTGTCATCGAGTTCGGATTCGATGCCAGTCATACCGGGACCAACGGAATTCCTGCGAGCATGACGCTCAATGGAGCACAATGCTCATCGACTCCGACTCCGACTCCGACTCCGACTCCGACTCCGACTCCGACTCCGACTCCGACTCCGACTCCGACTCCGACTCCGACTCCGACTCCGACTCCGACGCCGACGCCGACGCCGACGCCGACGCCGACAGCCAACCCGATCGGCATCAACATCACCGGGCTGTCCTATTATGGGACCGAGGTGCCGTTCCTGAATCTGTTCAAGCTGTCCGAACCCTGGCTGACCCAGTGTGATGCCTACCAGGATCCGAACTGCAGCGCCTTCGTCGAACCCGGCGGCAGTTCCTGGAACACGAGGGAGCAGGCTAAGTTGATTCTGGATTCGAACGGCTACCCGCGCTCGCTGCCCGATCCCGCCCAGGGTGCGGCTACCGGCACCAACTACACATCGGTCGCGACCCTGGTCCCCACCGGCTTGAATTCCGCCAACCCCGCCGGACGGTTCATCGTCCTCTATGATGGCGAAGGCGCCTTGGCGTATGGCCGCGGCGCGAGCCGAAATGCCTTGCTGTCCTCACCCGGCCGCGATGTCATCGACGTCTCGACCGATGGGATCCAGACCTGGATCCAGGTCTCCATCAAGGTCACCGATCCCAACAAGACCGGCAATCACATCAGGAACCTGCGTGTGCTGCAGGCCGGCGGAGTCTGCAGCAACGATCCGGCGGCGTACTGCGACCCCTCGGCGGCGCAGAGCGGCTGTGCAAGCGGTGGCTCGTGCCGGTCGTTCGAGCAGGTTTACCCTACTCAACCGTTCGACCCTCGCTTCCTGCGCAACCTGGCGGGTTTCAAAGCCGTCCGCTTCATGGCGTTCCAGAACACCAACAACTCGCAGGTCGAACTGTGGGCCGACCGTACCCTGCCCGACGACGTCACCTGGGTGTCCGAGCGCGGCGATGGCGGTCCGGTGGAGATGGCGGTGGCGCTCGGCAATCAGCTGAACGCCGATATCTGGGTGAACATGCCGACCCATGCGGACGACGGCTATGTGCGCAGTTTCGCCGCTCTGGTGAAGAACACACTCGCGGCCAGCCGGAAGGTGTACGTGGAGTACAGCAACGAGGCCTGGAACGGCGCGTTTTCCGCCGGGAGCTGGATGGAGAATCAGGCGCTCACGCGTTGGGCCGGCGCCAGCGACACACCCTTCGGCAAGCGCCTGCAATGGTATGGCATGCGCACCGCCCAGATCTGCGACATCTGGAAAGAAGTCTGGGGCGCAGCGTTCGACCGGGTGGTGTGCGTCCTGGGCGCTCAGGCGTCCAATACTTGGACCGCCACACAGGCGCTGGATTGCCCCTTATGGGCGGCGGAGAACGGCGGAACCCCATGTGTGCAGCACGGCATCCGCGCGCTGGCCATCGCGCCCTATTTCGGCTATTACCTCGGTCTGCCGGAGAATCAGACGGTCATGGACGCATGGACCGGTCAGGCGGACGGCGGGCTGGCCAGCCTATTCGCCGAACTCCTGCAGGGCGGCTCCTTCGCCAACGGGCCGACCGGCGGCGCGCTGGAGGAAGCAAGGCGGCAGATGCTGCAGTACAAGGTCGCCGCCGCGGAATACGGCCTGGAACTGGTCGCTTACGAAGGCGGACAGCATCTGGCGGGCGTCGGCGAAGTGGCCAACGACAATGCGGTCACCGATCTGTTCCTCGCCGCCAACCGCGACGGCCGCATGGGTCCGGTCTATACCCGGCACCTGAACGACTGGGGCGCCGCGGGCGGCGGACTCTACAATCTGTGGAACAGCGTCGAGCCCTATTCGAAATGGGGGGCGTGGGGATTGCTGGAATACCGCGATCAGGGCGGCGCGCCGAAATACGACGCGGTGAAGGGTCTACTCTCGCAGTAG
- a CDS encoding acetyltransferase, which produces MFLKKKQNGHLVEILGLGDLFNPMHKMVPGRLHYGEELQDPEKFDKSDLVFPSGEELPRCWVDPHYRDSELKK; this is translated from the coding sequence ATGTTTCTCAAGAAAAAACAGAATGGACATCTGGTCGAGATTCTCGGCCTCGGCGATTTGTTCAATCCGATGCACAAAATGGTGCCCGGCCGCCTGCATTACGGGGAAGAGCTGCAGGACCCTGAGAAGTTCGATAAGTCGGATCTGGTGTTCCCCTCCGGCGAGGAACTGCCTCGCTGCTGGGTCGATCCCCATTACCGCGACAGCGAGCTGAAGAAGTAA
- the mazG gene encoding nucleoside triphosphate pyrophosphohydrolase: MQQTRRLLEIMARLRDPDTGCPWDRQQDFASLVPYTLEEAYEVADAIERGDFTDLRNELGDLLLQVAFHSRMAEEQGLFDFEAVAAAIADKLERRHPHVFAGVDFASDTERLRYWETSKLEEQSEQTGQPPGSILEGVATALPALMEAQKLQKRAARHGFDWDSPAEVLGKVREELDELEQAVASGDTAHVREEMGDLLFVLVNLARHLDVDAETALREGNRKFRRRFRFIEACVERAGKQLADCTLAELDAFWDEAKRAGH, encoded by the coding sequence GTGCAGCAGACCCGCCGCCTCCTCGAAATCATGGCCCGCTTGCGGGACCCGGACACAGGCTGCCCTTGGGACCGCCAGCAAGACTTCGCCAGCCTGGTCCCCTACACGCTGGAAGAAGCCTATGAGGTCGCCGATGCCATCGAAAGAGGCGATTTCACCGATCTGCGTAACGAACTGGGCGATCTGCTGCTGCAGGTTGCGTTCCATTCGCGGATGGCGGAGGAACAGGGGCTGTTCGATTTCGAAGCCGTCGCTGCCGCGATCGCCGACAAGCTGGAACGCCGCCATCCGCACGTCTTCGCCGGCGTTGACTTCGCCAGCGATACGGAAAGGCTGCGCTATTGGGAGACGTCCAAGCTCGAAGAACAATCGGAGCAAACCGGCCAGCCCCCCGGCAGTATTCTCGAGGGCGTCGCCACCGCCCTGCCGGCCTTGATGGAAGCGCAGAAACTGCAGAAACGCGCAGCCCGCCATGGCTTCGACTGGGATTCACCGGCCGAGGTATTGGGCAAGGTCCGCGAAGAACTGGATGAACTGGAACAAGCCGTCGCCTCGGGCGATACGGCGCATGTGCGAGAGGAAATGGGCGATTTGTTGTTCGTACTGGTCAACCTCGCCCGCCATCTGGACGTGGACGCCGAAACCGCGCTGCGGGAAGGCAACCGCAAGTTCCGCCGGCGTTTCCGGTTCATCGAAGCATGCGTGGAGCGGGCCGGCAAGCAACTGGCCGACTGCACCCTGGCCGAGCTCGATGCCTTCTGGGACGAGGCCAAGCGGGCCGGGCACTGA
- the hemL gene encoding glutamate-1-semialdehyde 2,1-aminomutase has product MLDSTTLFADACRFIPGGVNSPVRAFRGVGGTPVFVERAEGPYLYGVDGKAYIDYVGSWGAMVLGHAHPEVLKAVHAAVDRGLSYGAPTVAETAMAKTVCALVPSLDRVRMVSSGTEATMSAIRLARGCTGRDKIVKFEGCYHGHSDSLLVKAGSGALTLGVPSSPGVPPSLAEHTLTLPYNDAVAVREVFARHGAEIACIIVEPVAGNMNCVPPVPGFLETLRDVCDASGAVLIFDEVMTGFRVALGGAQAHYGVCPDLTTLGKVIGGGMPVGAFGGRLDIMAQLAPTGPVYQAGTLSGNPVAMAAGSKTLELISQPKFFDELAEKTRHLAEGLRVRAEQAGIPLSVNWVGGMFGLFFTEQEGVRRFDQVMACDQERFRRFFHGMLEEGVYLAPSAFEAGFVSAAHDYEVLDRTLTAAERVFAGL; this is encoded by the coding sequence ATGCTCGATTCCACCACTCTTTTCGCCGATGCCTGCCGCTTCATCCCCGGCGGCGTGAACTCCCCGGTTCGCGCCTTCCGCGGCGTGGGGGGGACGCCAGTGTTCGTCGAACGCGCCGAAGGCCCTTATCTTTATGGCGTGGATGGCAAGGCCTATATCGACTACGTCGGGTCCTGGGGGGCTATGGTGCTCGGCCATGCCCACCCGGAGGTGCTGAAGGCAGTGCATGCCGCGGTCGATCGGGGCTTGAGCTACGGCGCGCCCACCGTGGCCGAAACCGCCATGGCCAAGACGGTCTGCGCACTGGTGCCGTCGCTGGACCGGGTGCGGATGGTCAGTTCCGGTACTGAGGCGACCATGAGCGCCATCCGGCTGGCTCGCGGCTGCACCGGTCGCGACAAGATCGTGAAATTCGAGGGCTGTTACCACGGCCATTCCGATTCGCTCCTGGTCAAAGCCGGTTCCGGCGCTCTCACCCTCGGCGTGCCCAGCTCGCCCGGTGTACCACCCAGCCTGGCGGAGCACACCCTGACCCTGCCTTACAACGATGCCGTCGCAGTGCGGGAGGTCTTCGCGCGTCACGGGGCCGAGATCGCCTGCATCATCGTCGAACCCGTGGCGGGCAACATGAACTGTGTGCCGCCGGTTCCGGGATTCCTGGAGACCCTGCGCGACGTTTGTGATGCAAGCGGCGCAGTATTGATTTTCGACGAGGTAATGACCGGCTTCCGGGTGGCGTTGGGGGGTGCGCAGGCGCATTACGGCGTATGTCCGGATCTGACCACACTGGGCAAAGTCATCGGGGGCGGCATGCCGGTCGGGGCTTTCGGCGGGCGGCTCGACATCATGGCGCAGCTCGCGCCGACGGGGCCGGTGTACCAGGCCGGCACGCTGTCGGGTAACCCCGTGGCCATGGCGGCCGGATCGAAGACCCTGGAGCTGATCTCGCAGCCGAAGTTTTTCGACGAGCTGGCGGAAAAGACCCGCCACTTAGCCGAAGGCTTGCGGGTCCGGGCGGAGCAGGCGGGGATTCCCCTGAGTGTCAACTGGGTCGGCGGCATGTTCGGCCTGTTCTTCACCGAACAGGAGGGCGTGAGGCGGTTCGACCAGGTCATGGCCTGTGACCAGGAGCGTTTCCGGCGGTTTTTCCATGGCATGCTGGAAGAGGGTGTCTACCTCGCGCCATCTGCTTTCGAGGCAGGTTTCGTGTCTGCGGCCCACGACTACGAGGTCCTGGACCGTACCCTCACCGCGGCCGAGCGGGTATTCGCCGGGCTTTGA
- a CDS encoding VTT domain-containing protein, translating into MSLEAVHLWVDQHPHLAGLAVFAIVLAESLAVVGLLLPGTILIFAFGTLVGGGTMDFVSTYAWALSGALLGDGVSFWLGWRHRQRIRTTWPFSRFPAVLERGVGFFRRYGGHSVLFGRFFGAVRGIVPLVAGMAGMPPGRFVGYSAVAAALWVPLFLAPGVLFGASLELASGTTARLVGLGLALIALLWFAVWVTVRVYAILQPRTRDLILLMFRIARDHRLLGRITLPLLDSERRDYGGLALVGGLIFAVVFAGARLLTVPPLPVSFAAWRTPAADYGFTVLESLGSRDALLLELGVLGLWLGYQRSFVALAHGVIAAIFALSLGWMGDHVFASPPFDPHVLRGCVAFGFVAVLLAPAFRKVGGRVVYAVAAALVAALGFARIYLDRGELPAVLFALTIGLAWLIPLGIACRRHCEAKASSPAAASLVTACLTLVLAVEAMRHGPAEFVHAPLVQRMTTAEWLADGWRRLPACRLQPLGRPHQPLPIQWASTLEAIRENLGKLGWRMATPLSWRSGLQWFNPRARPEDWPVLARFNEESEDTLRMLRPENGGRWMVLRLWPSRFVLAENDIPLWVGRIDLLEAVNRFGFLGYFREVGDSDRIDAAAILTPERVLDLIATPVVRDPGYPAVLIRDR; encoded by the coding sequence TTGAGCCTGGAAGCCGTCCACCTGTGGGTTGACCAGCACCCGCATCTTGCCGGGCTGGCGGTGTTCGCCATCGTTCTGGCCGAATCGCTTGCGGTCGTCGGCCTGCTGCTGCCGGGCACAATCCTGATCTTTGCTTTCGGCACGCTGGTGGGTGGCGGTACGATGGATTTCGTTTCCACTTATGCCTGGGCATTGAGTGGTGCTCTCCTGGGGGATGGCGTCAGTTTCTGGCTGGGTTGGCGCCATCGCCAGCGGATCCGGACCACTTGGCCATTCAGCCGGTTCCCGGCCGTGCTGGAGCGTGGTGTCGGTTTCTTCCGCCGCTACGGCGGTCATAGCGTCCTGTTCGGCCGGTTCTTCGGCGCCGTGCGCGGCATCGTACCGCTGGTGGCCGGCATGGCCGGCATGCCGCCGGGCCGCTTCGTCGGCTACAGCGCCGTGGCGGCGGCCCTGTGGGTTCCACTGTTCCTGGCTCCTGGTGTCCTGTTCGGCGCATCGCTGGAACTGGCCTCGGGAACGACGGCCCGGCTGGTCGGCCTCGGGCTCGCACTCATCGCACTGCTCTGGTTCGCAGTGTGGGTGACGGTACGGGTTTATGCGATCCTTCAACCCAGAACTCGCGACCTGATCCTGCTGATGTTCCGCATCGCCAGGGACCATCGTCTGCTCGGTCGCATCACGCTGCCGTTGCTCGATTCCGAGCGGCGGGACTACGGAGGTCTGGCGCTGGTCGGCGGCCTCATCTTCGCGGTGGTTTTCGCCGGGGCACGGTTGCTCACGGTTCCGCCGCTACCCGTTTCGTTCGCCGCTTGGCGCACGCCGGCGGCGGATTATGGCTTCACGGTGCTGGAGTCGCTGGGGAGCCGCGACGCCCTGCTGCTCGAGCTCGGTGTCCTGGGGCTTTGGCTGGGTTACCAGCGTTCGTTCGTCGCCCTTGCCCATGGGGTGATTGCAGCGATCTTTGCGCTCTCGCTGGGCTGGATGGGAGACCACGTCTTTGCCTCCCCGCCGTTCGACCCCCATGTGTTGCGCGGATGCGTGGCATTTGGCTTTGTCGCGGTTCTTTTGGCGCCAGCATTCCGGAAGGTCGGGGGGCGGGTGGTGTACGCCGTGGCGGCGGCGCTGGTTGCGGCCTTGGGGTTTGCCCGCATTTACCTGGACCGCGGCGAATTACCTGCGGTGCTGTTCGCTCTGACGATCGGTCTGGCCTGGTTGATTCCGCTGGGAATCGCCTGCCGCAGGCATTGCGAAGCGAAAGCGTCGTCGCCGGCTGCTGCATCGCTGGTGACGGCCTGCCTGACGTTGGTGCTGGCCGTCGAAGCCATGCGGCACGGGCCGGCGGAATTCGTGCACGCCCCGCTCGTGCAGCGGATGACGACCGCCGAGTGGCTCGCGGACGGTTGGAGACGACTGCCGGCCTGCCGGCTGCAGCCGTTGGGGCGGCCGCATCAGCCTCTGCCGATTCAGTGGGCGAGCACTCTGGAAGCCATTCGGGAGAACCTCGGAAAGCTGGGCTGGCGCATGGCGACGCCGTTGTCCTGGCGGTCGGGACTGCAATGGTTCAATCCCCGAGCGAGACCGGAGGACTGGCCGGTACTGGCGCGTTTCAACGAGGAAAGCGAAGACACTTTGCGTATGTTACGACCCGAAAACGGCGGGCGCTGGATGGTGCTGCGGCTGTGGCCGAGCCGGTTCGTACTGGCGGAAAACGACATCCCGCTTTGGGTCGGCAGGATCGATCTGCTCGAAGCGGTCAACCGCTTCGGTTTTCTGGGCTATTTCCGGGAGGTGGGAGACTCGGACCGCATCGATGCCGCCGCGATCCTGACGCCGGAGCGCGTCCTGGATCTCATCGCCACCCCGGTGGTGCGGGATCCCGGATACCCTGCGGTTCTGATCCGGGATCGCTGA
- the dcd gene encoding dCTP deaminase, translating to MGIKSDRWIRKMAREHGMIEPFEPHQVRHGESSGVISYGTSSYGYDVRCSNEFKIFTNINSAIVDPKNFDQNSFVDLVSDVCIIPPNSFALARTVEYFRIPRDVLTICLGKSTYARCGIIVNVTPLEPEWEGHVTLEFSNTTPLPAKIYANEGVAQVLFLGADDVCETSYRDRSGKYQGQTGVTLPKA from the coding sequence ATGGGCATCAAATCAGACCGCTGGATACGGAAGATGGCGCGGGAGCACGGCATGATCGAGCCGTTCGAGCCGCATCAGGTTCGGCACGGTGAATCCTCCGGTGTCATTTCCTACGGCACCTCGAGTTATGGCTACGACGTCCGCTGCTCCAACGAATTCAAGATATTCACCAACATCAACTCGGCCATCGTCGATCCCAAGAACTTCGACCAGAACAGTTTCGTCGACCTGGTTTCGGACGTGTGCATCATTCCGCCCAATTCGTTCGCGCTGGCCCGGACGGTGGAGTACTTCCGCATCCCCCGCGACGTGCTGACCATCTGCCTGGGCAAGTCGACCTATGCCCGCTGCGGCATCATCGTCAATGTCACGCCCCTGGAGCCGGAATGGGAGGGGCACGTGACCCTGGAGTTTTCCAATACCACACCCCTGCCGGCGAAGATTTATGCCAATGAAGGCGTTGCCCAGGTATTGTTCCTAGGCGCCGACGATGTCTGCGAAACCTCCTACCGGGACCGCAGCGGCAAATACCAGGGCCAGACCGGTGTCACTCTGCCCAAGGCTTGA
- the gcvH gene encoding glycine cleavage system protein GcvH gives MSNLPAGLKYAKTHEWARLEADGTVKVGISDHAQEALGDLVYLELPAVGRRVRAGEACAVIESVKTAADVNSPLSGEIVARNEALADAPERVNQSPYEAWLFAVRPEDISELDRLFDAEHYRAIAEG, from the coding sequence ATGAGCAACTTGCCGGCTGGGCTGAAATACGCCAAGACCCACGAATGGGCCCGCCTGGAAGCAGATGGAACCGTCAAGGTCGGAATTTCCGACCATGCCCAGGAAGCGCTGGGGGATCTGGTCTACCTGGAACTGCCGGCCGTCGGCCGCCGCGTGCGCGCCGGCGAGGCCTGTGCGGTGATCGAATCGGTGAAGACGGCAGCGGATGTCAACAGCCCCTTGAGCGGAGAGATCGTCGCTCGCAACGAGGCGCTGGCCGATGCGCCGGAGCGCGTCAACCAGTCGCCATACGAGGCCTGGCTGTTCGCCGTGAGACCTGAGGACATTTCCGAACTGGACCGGCTGTTCGACGCCGAACACTACCGGGCCATCGCCGAAGGGTAA
- a CDS encoding diacylglycerol kinase, with protein MAGQNLKGFARLYAAFINSLAGFRATWRHEEAFRQECWLALAGVPLGLWLGESGIERAFLVGVLINVLIVELLNTAVEVTIDRIGIERNNLSGRAKDIGSAAVLSSLVLAGGVWLLILIR; from the coding sequence ATGGCTGGACAAAATCTCAAGGGCTTTGCCCGCCTTTACGCAGCATTCATCAATTCCCTCGCCGGATTCCGCGCCACCTGGCGCCATGAAGAGGCTTTCCGCCAGGAGTGCTGGCTGGCCCTGGCCGGTGTGCCGCTCGGTTTGTGGCTGGGCGAATCGGGGATAGAGCGGGCATTCCTGGTGGGGGTGTTGATCAATGTCCTGATCGTCGAACTGCTCAACACCGCCGTCGAGGTAACGATCGACCGCATCGGCATCGAGCGGAACAACCTGTCCGGCCGGGCCAAGGACATCGGTTCCGCGGCGGTGCTGAGCTCGCTGGTCCTGGCCGGCGGCGTCTGGCTCCTCATCTTGATTCGCTGA
- the apbC gene encoding iron-sulfur cluster carrier protein ApbC, producing the protein MSVTQADVEAALKNFVDPNLGVDWFAAKSVKKMSVDGDRVSLSIALGYPAGSCRDELAQAAKAAIQAAVGAAEVEIDIVSEIVSHAVQKGLKPMPGVRNIIAVASGKGGVGKSTTAVNLALALAAEGARVGILDADIHGPSQPLMLGVSGRPETEGRKIRPIVAHGLQSMSIGYLIDEDTPMIWRGPMVVGALQQLLNDTLWEDLDYLIVDLPPGTGDIQLSLAQQIPVSGAVIVTTPQDIALLDAQKGLKMFEKVSIPVLGIIENMSIHVCSRCGHAEPIFGEGGGEKMAHKYGTELLGQLPLNRSIREDADGGRPTVIAAPDSEPARIYRSIARKAAARLALKAKDYSGRFPTITVVNN; encoded by the coding sequence ATGAGCGTTACCCAGGCGGATGTCGAAGCCGCCCTGAAAAACTTCGTCGATCCCAATCTCGGCGTCGATTGGTTCGCCGCCAAGTCGGTGAAAAAGATGAGCGTGGACGGCGACCGCGTGAGCCTTAGCATCGCGCTGGGCTATCCCGCCGGTTCCTGCCGCGATGAACTGGCGCAGGCTGCGAAAGCCGCGATCCAGGCGGCGGTCGGCGCCGCCGAGGTCGAGATCGACATCGTCTCGGAAATCGTTTCCCATGCGGTACAGAAGGGCTTGAAGCCGATGCCGGGGGTGCGGAATATCATCGCCGTCGCCTCGGGCAAGGGCGGGGTGGGCAAGTCGACCACGGCGGTCAATCTGGCCTTGGCCCTGGCCGCTGAAGGCGCGCGGGTCGGTATTCTCGACGCCGACATCCACGGTCCCAGTCAGCCGCTGATGCTGGGGGTGTCCGGGCGGCCCGAAACCGAAGGCAGGAAAATCCGCCCTATCGTTGCGCACGGTCTCCAATCCATGTCCATCGGCTATCTGATCGACGAGGATACCCCGATGATCTGGCGCGGCCCGATGGTCGTCGGCGCCTTGCAGCAACTGTTGAACGATACCCTGTGGGAGGACCTCGATTACCTGATCGTTGACCTACCGCCCGGTACCGGCGACATTCAGCTCTCGCTGGCGCAGCAGATCCCGGTGTCCGGCGCGGTCATCGTCACCACCCCGCAGGACATCGCTTTGCTGGACGCGCAGAAGGGCCTCAAAATGTTCGAGAAGGTCAGCATCCCCGTCCTCGGCATCATCGAGAACATGAGCATCCATGTGTGCAGCCGCTGCGGACACGCCGAACCGATCTTCGGCGAGGGCGGCGGCGAGAAGATGGCGCATAAGTATGGTACCGAACTGCTCGGTCAGTTGCCGCTGAACCGCAGTATCCGCGAAGACGCCGACGGCGGCCGGCCGACCGTGATCGCGGCGCCGGACAGCGAGCCAGCCCGGATATACCGGAGCATCGCCCGCAAGGCCGCGGCACGGCTGGCGCTCAAGGCCAAGGACTACAGCGGCCGCTTCCCGACCATCACTGTAGTGAACAACTGA